The proteins below come from a single Lates calcarifer isolate ASB-BC8 linkage group LG11, TLL_Latcal_v3, whole genome shotgun sequence genomic window:
- the LOC108898591 gene encoding ferritin, liver middle subunit, producing the protein MESQVRQNYHRDCEAAVNRMVNMEMFASYTYTSMAFYFSRDDVALPGFSHFFKENSDEEREHAEKLLSFQNKRGGRIFLQDIKKPERDEWGSGLEAMQCALQLEKNVNQALLDLHKLASDHGDPHLCDFLETHYLNEQVEAIKKLGDYISNLSRMDAQKNKMAEYLFDKHSLGGKS; encoded by the exons ATGGAGTCCCAAGTGCGTCAGAACTACCACCGCGACTGCGAGGCCGCCGTCAACCGTATGGTCAACATGGAGATGTTTGCCTCCTATACCTACACTTCAATG GCCTTTTACTTCTCCCGCGATGATGTGGCCCTTCCAGGCTTCTCCCATTTCTTCAAGGAGAACagtgatgaagagagggagcaTGCTGAGAAGCTGCTGTCCTTCCAGAACAAGAGAGGAGGGCGCATCTTCCTCCAGGACATCAAG AAACCGGAACGTGATGAGTGGGGCAGCGGGCTGGAGGCCATGCAGTGCGCTCTGCAGCTGGAGAAGAACGTCAACCAGGCTCTGCTGGACCTGCACAAGCTGGCCTCAGACCATGGAGACCCTCAT CTTTGCGACTTCTTGGAGACCCACTACCTGAATGAGCAGGTGGAGGCCATCAAGAAGCTGGGCGACTACATCTCCAACCTCAGCCGTATGGATGCCCAGAAGAACAAGATGGCAGAGTACCTGTTTGACAAGCACTCTCTGGGTGGCAAGAGCTAA